The Thunnus thynnus chromosome 19, fThuThy2.1, whole genome shotgun sequence genome contains the following window.
actactgtttgtttacattacCAAGGttcagcttccagaagctggccaatcagaacaaagaGGGCTCCTCGGGAGGGGGCCCTTATAGAGACAGTAGCTAAAACAGcctatttcagacagaggctgaactgagcgACTGCACAAAGGGCCATTATAGGATAAGgttttttactgtaaagcatgcaaagatattctagtgGAGCCCCAGAATGcaaatatagatctggaaatgtgcatgacatGTGCCCTTTAAGCTTGTTAAACTAAGGCAATCTTGTCAGTTTAGCAAATGTCAGTTTGTTGCTCCAAGGTAAGATAAGTTAGTTATGGCCAGCTAACAGCTAAACCATAGTATTACCATTTCTGTGAGACAGAGATGATCTTTCTTGAAAGATAACTGTCTGACCATGTTAGCcacattgtttgtttgggttgTACTGGTACAGATAAATGTCTTCTTCTAATGAGCTGTCGGCAGAATAGATGCTTCAAGCCACCTGTTCTGAATTTTCTGCCTCACCGCTTAAACCTCTGCAAAAAGGGACAGATGTCACAACAATCTACACTCGCCTCAGATGTCAAGGAtagtagaagaagaaggcaATTTTGCGTGAGCTCAGGCGCTGCGTAGACCTGAGGCACAAGTCTTTACACCTTTTTTGTGCTCCAAATAGAGTTggttttcaattttatttttgagCAACTCTGCAGTGAACTATGAGGATGTCTTTCAACCCTAGAATATGAATGGGTGTTCGTGAGTTGGTGAGTAATGGGTGAGCACAGGGGTTAAAGAaaagggactctgcagatcaaGTGTCAAGGACAGTCCACATCTGGGCCTGAAAATCCATAAAACTACATGTCATCTTGGTCCACACGCCTCCAAATGTTCTCTGAGCCTCTGCGTGAAGCTGGCTGATTTAATTTAGCAATCAATATAGTTTTTCTGTGAGCATAAGCCACGGTAATCTTTTTACAgcacctcttctctctctctctctctctctctctctctctttctctctccctcattcctCTCATCCTCTGCCCTTGAGTCAATCCTTCCACCCCTCCAATGTAACACTAACTTTGTCATTGCATCTAACAGGCTTTGCGGTTAAAGGaagcaaaaagagagaaaggatgaGTCTCCATGGCACAAGGTCTGTGCTCTGAGACTCGGTCCCATAAAAGTGGATTATGGGTGATGGGTTGCTGCTGCTTGCCATGCTCTCAGAATGCAGCAGGACAACTCATCTTTTTTGACAGGAAATGAACCACAACTGGCTTGGTTCAACCATCTACTAATCCAGAGCGGTTTATCTACTGAACAAAAATGGAGCTGAACATACACTATCTCTGTAGTTGCAGGAGTACTGCCATTTATTTCGTAAGTGATGTGTCTGATGTGATATATAATGGAGGTGCAGATacacagaaaaatagaaaagattGGAAAACATGTTTAGAGCTAATGGTAATGGTATTCAAACCTATCAGCTCTGTGTGCATTTATGGGTGTTATTTGTTACCTCTACTGTAACTACAGAATGTGGGTCGtcatcttcttttatttttccctcACACTTCCTTTCACGTTATCATTCTTTCTGGTACTTATCTTCtccagcagagagaaagagaaagattcCAAGAGGTCTGTTCTTATCTTTGCCTGCAGCACTCTGTTCTGCCCTCAAACTGAGGGACAcaactgttttctttgttgGGCCGCCAagcattatacacacacacacacacacgcgcgcacacatatatatgtacatgttttGGCCTTGTACCCATGTTATTGCTGTTTACACAACCAGTGCAGAACTTTTTAATGCCATCATTCAAAGATGGAATGAATTACCATCATGGCAAGGCATGAAATAGTATGTGcacttttatgtgtttaaaggttaaatattttgttaataatCATAAACAACCCAACACTTCTATTCTAACCTCTGTGAACCAGAGGAGACTGTTAAAATTACAGCACATAAAACAATATCATAGAATAACTggcaagacagaaaaacagtgaaatctcCAAATCCCCGTCTCTGAATGATTCAGGAGGCCAGCAGCTTGACGGGGCACAGGAACATGTCGGGATTGCAGATATTTATTGTGAGCTATTGTGGAGCTGTTTTCATGAGGCTCCGAATTTGTAGTTGCACCCCTGAGTGTTAAACAAAACCTTTACATAAAGTAGAGGTGTTATACTGACTAGTCACCACGGACTATTGTTGTAAACTCTTACCTGAAGAAATACATGTTGCTTacctgttctttctttctttctttctttctttcttgcttgctttctttctttctgtctttctttccttctttctcagGGACAACAACTTTATTAAGGACTTTCCCCAACTAGCTGATGGTCTCATGGTCATCCCTTTACCAGTAGAGGAACAATGTCGAGGCGTGTTGTCTGAGCCCCTGCCCAACCTACAGCTCCTCACAGGTAAGGGTGTGTACGTTTGGGGATatcaacttttatttttgtctttattacaCCTGTACTTTCAACTCATAGTCTAATTCTACTAAAACTATTTCTGAACTGATTAAAGCAAATAGAGCTAAAGAAAACTATGTTCATCTTaaacaaataatgaatttaaaatgttccAGCAATTTTATAAGGCTTTGCAGTCTAAACCTATGTATCGTCAAGGTGCATGAGCAAAGCTATACATACCTGAGAGAATATTTTGTGTAGAATCTGAGAAATGCAAAAAGTCAACGTGTTCTTGTTGTTAATGAATTACCTCTGTGTTCTAAAATATGCGCTGGTCACAGAGCATTCTTTTGTGCTTGTGTGCTGTAAAATCCCAAAACCCATCAagacactttcacacacacacatagtataAAGCATATACTtatccacacacatacatatgtactGGACCTTGTAAACTCTTAAAAACACTTAACTTcctatttcattattttatcctTTTCTGGACTGTTCCACCCCATCCCGTGGGGGACAGAGTCACTTAAACATTTGGCTTGAAACCTGCACCTGCACCTCTGCTCTCTAATCCCTCCATTAGCTAAATTGCCATTTGGTCCACACTGACCCCTGAGATTTTCACTGGCTTTATGCTTTCACCAGAATTGGACACacttacacatatacacacacacacacacacaaaaaaactcatTGTGCATGAATGTCTCAGGTGTAAAATGCTTTCCAGAGGCACAGGATCAAGGTTCCCATAagcagctgatttttttttttccccttgctCTTTACTTTTGCAGCTTTAGTTCTAAACTAGTGTGAAAGTTTGGTAATTGAATTGTGGAGAATAGCAAGATTGCTCCCACTTCTAATGTCAGCAATCCAATTGGAGTTCAAGCTGCACTATATATCTGTCATTGATCTGGGAGCAGCTGGGATATGGGCTGTGATAATAAACAATGTTAAGGCAATAATGGATAACAATGGATCAGCAATAAACTGTTCAAATGAAATGatggatttatttattgatacatttatttttcatctcagCTGCTCTTTATGAATTTAAGTTTTGTAAttggttttatattgttgtatttgcTGTCTGTCTTGTGTCCTTCTGTCTTAATTTgtgtcttctctttttttctgtctctcttagGGGATGCCCAGTTCAGTGAAGCAGTGGGCTATCCTATGGTTCAACAGTGGAGAGTCCGAAGCAATCTGTACAAAGTCAAACTCAGCTCCATTACCTTATCAACGGGTCAGTGTCTGAATAATTTAACTTTGTAATTTCTTAGCATCACAAAGAATTCCCTGGTCAGTGCCTTAGAGAATTGCTATGCAGGtttagtatacagtatgtgtagtgTACAGTATGCATATTGTCAGCCTATCTATTGTGTATGGGTTTGACTCAGAACATTGGCCAGCTGCTCCCAGTTACAGTTATGGCAATTGGGGCTGTCACATGATCTATCTTCCTATCTTTGCATCTGTCTGTGTCCTTGATAGACCttgattttaatgttaattgCACATTTAAGCCTGACCTTAATAACCAACCCCATCTTCCCTATACTGGAtacaaaatcacaatttttctAACTCCGTCTTGACCTGGTAGGCTTTTCCAAGGTGCTGAAGACACTGTCAGCAGAGAGCACACGTGAGGAGCTGTTGGCTTTTCTCCAGCAGTATGGCAGCCACTATGTGTCTGAGGCCCTCTACGGCTCTGagctcagctgcagcatctacTTCCCCAGCAAGAAGGCCCAGCAGCAGCTCTGGCTGCAGTACCAGAAAGGTGAGCATGCTGACAGACAGGAACAAAAGGCTGAATTCAAGAAGGATGAAGAAAGATGCTGCCCCTATATACTAGATAAGGATTTTTGGGGAAATCTGTGAAAGATAGAGAGATTTATGTAACatataattttaaattgaaCAAATGTGTAGCAGCAGAGGTAAAACAGTGGTAGAACAGCAAGTAAAACAATTTCAGGGGTGATAGGGCTACAATCAAATGTAACCAAGACACTATAAccttttttaaatcaaggtAAGCAACCTACTGCAAATACACAATGAACAGAAGTAGAGAAAGATTTCTTATAATTTAACAGGTGGGAGGGGAGAGTCACACTTCATCTGAATATAAACTAAACTGGGTTATGTTTGAAGACTTCACCCCCCCTTAATTTGCCTCCTGGTTAAAAGATAGCATAAGCTGCATGAATCAAATTAAACATCAGTGTGACTTAACAGCATCCCAAAACTACCTTGCAGCACTGTTccatttgaattgttttattttaatcctgTTTATTTTGTGATCCAAAAAGTGCTAATTTGCAGTCTAGCGATTCAGTGTGGTTGATTGGCACCAGGGTTTCAAAGCAAATACTATTCCATACTTGCTCACTTTGtaggaaaaaggagaaacagaatTTGGGTCAAGGAGGACCGGCATTGAACAAACACAACTCCCTAAAAAgtgctgtaaaaatgtgttcttaATGTTGTAAAATATGCATGCTCTTGACCATCCGACAAACATCTTGGTTCTAAAGACCTCAGAAGTAGGAGTATGAAGGTAAGTAGGACCAAATTAAGCACATAAGACCTTATCAAATGTATACTGTTTTCAGTAGTACACAAGACATAACATGGCCACGTCATGCTTTTGAAAACTAGCTTCAGTTGTGGGTTTTGAAGGTGGactctgagaagctgaaacagagTGGTAAGACTTACTTTTGCAAATACTATACAGTACTTTATCATTATCAGCAGTATTATTTTTGCCCTTTTCACCCACCACTACctatacattaaaataaatttaaatggaACTTAAAAGCCAGACAATTATTGTGACAAAATACGTTTGGTTCACTACAAGTCAGGGTCACATGGAAAAACTGAATACATATTTGATAATAGGTTAGAAtgttatgaaaaaaaactgcttaggacattttttgttgtttgtttcataaATGTTTATTGCACTCAGATAATcaacaatacaaacatgaatTTGACTACACACACGACTGTAATGTGTTCAACACATTGTGAAATCCACAACCTCCAAACGACATAACACCTGAAGGACATGGGAGTTTGGTTCATAGACATACTGCAATAATACAATCCAGTAGTATAAATCAATTAACTAATAAAAATGCAAGGACATAACTTTCCTCcaattaaataaatcatattcaTATAATGTGACACACTCACATGTTCAGCACACTGACACAAGGACACTTGATTTTACTAGCATTGTATGcctttttctgttattgttagGAGTCTGAATATTCTCTAATAATGACTACTTCTAGTTACCACTTGCATAAAGTGTAATCACTGAGACAAAAATCAATTTTGATGGCAAGGTTGACATGCAGCTGAAtctattattaaaatcaattgGTTTAGTGTTGAAGTAAACAAATACATAGTGAAATAAAAAAGCACAAGAAAATGACTGTGACAGACTTCATCTGATACttaaattttgttatttttttcacctTATCTCTTAGCtagaaatattaaaaacacttattgtTTATGATACAGTTTGATTATCAgatatgtatatttgtatgttgCTGTTTAATAGGGCTCCACGTGCAGAGTTAAGGTCAGCTTTGTGagagtatttatttttaaggcTCAAACTATGTGATATGCTCTTATGAGCGAACCTGGACTGAAAGATGTGTATTGTCTCAGGCATATTTGGGACTATATGGAAACAGAACATGTTTGATACAGTATTGATGGGAGGGTTTCAATGATTAATTTGATTCCCCATAGTTAGGCcacaaaatattttcatcaaaagtgtcgtcttttgttattttacCTGAAAGCATCATCTTTCTCATGCTTTACATGGACTCAAAAATTCAATAAATCAAcatgataaaataatacataaaatgcaTGCTGATACAGACCAACTTCATGTAGACTAACACTAGCACTAACTAGGAAAACCCTGTATATGGCTGCTATCTTCACCGTATCTACCAACGCTAGAGAATTCTGGTTGCAAGTCGTCTAGTGTTGAATAAAAACCTGAGGGAGACACAGCAACACTGAACCAACATCGCAGTGTAACAAAGCCAGGTTTGGCgtgtgttgctggagttttcaCTCAACATTATCCTAACAGTGCTATTCTGAACACTCCTGCCAGTGATCCCTACAAAGAGTGTGTAAGCACTAGGTAGGGCGGAACAAGTGGAATAAATGTCGGGTTTGGACAGGGTTGTGTAAACATTTTTGATGGTCTGggtgcttgtgtttcttgtatTGGCATAGcaacaaaaagtaaattaaagatAGCTCTGACAGTTTCCACAGCGAATAGATCTGTTACAAAGGACATTTACTGTAGGACCTCAGAACTTTGCTACTTTGTTAATAATGGAAACAGCTCTGTCTGAGAAGTAGGACTAAAACTTTCATCGATTAATTGTTATTCATGGTGCTGTGGATGTATTCAAGTAGGACTGGACGGTCAACAGGACAGTTTGCGATCGGAAGTAAAACTGCCCACAGTAATGCGATTCAGATGTATGACTGAGCAAAACAGCTGGTATACGATCTGGAGCAGAATTCTACCTCAACCTGCCTAGTAGTGACATAAGTGAGGCTGTGGCTGGAAAGTAAGGAGCAGTTGGTTGAATAAAGGAGCACGAACACAGGCTAGCTAGGCAGTATTAATAAGTTCcagaaaaatgataataaatattgtCTGTGTCTAATTCTGGTGGTATCAACTCAGCTACCCTCAAAGTagctttaacaaaaataaatagatgaattTAACAGCTAAAGGTATATCCTATTTACCATTGTAGACCTatacaaaagttttttttcctgacaatgtcagtaaaaaatgtaaaccCACAGAAACCCCAGTAAATGTCATATCACCACGCCCCATATTCCCCAGCTTTCCATCAAAGCACATAAGCTTGTGATTTTGTAGTTCAACTCCTTTCCCTGTAGGTAACTTGATATTCtacacttactgtatgttcCCTGAATGTTACTGAATGCAATTCAATGAATGCTGATACTTGGGTTACTGATGTGCCATTAGCAAACTGCACAGTAAACTTTAAAGCTGCCAGCTGCATTCAGCAACATCAATGTTAGTCTGTGCTAATAAAACCTAGAAACACTAGGGAACAGTGACATGTCAACaataaagtgcttcacaggcCAGAAGCCTTggtatgttttatttcatatataaatacagGTTCATTTTtagctcttcctcctctcattttttttttgttgcaaagCTGAGCCAAATCAGGGAAAGCCGTGCATCACACACAGTCAGGCTGGTGGATATAGCAGCCAgtaagagaggaagggaaatcCTCTGTATTTTGTGCCTGCGTTAGCTTTGACATCAATGGCTTATTTTAATCTGGCAACTTGTGCCAGCATTCTTTGACGTAAATTGTTGCAAGATCAGTTTTAGTGTTGTGATCtattaaaataatcataatcaaAAACAGCTTTAGAGGCCAATTTTTAATTTGAGGTAACACAACTAAAATTCAGAAGGCCATGAACTGAAATACAAGGACTAGAACATTCATTTAATGAACCAATGAAAGCTGGAGTGAGAATTATTTGGACTGCACTCAAATTTAAGTGACAGATTACAGTGTGTTTCTACCTTCTCCAAACTTCCATCCACACCTACCAACACATACCTACTAAACCTCTCATACTTATGTGCAGTTAGATTGGATTGTTCCTCTATGAGGTGGAGGAGTGTCTCCTCTGAATGTATGTGTAGACTTTGACACAGTGGTCCCAACAGTCCAGAACTAGCAGCTGCCCTTTCTGGGTAGTGGCCACTCCCACAGGGCAGGTCAGCCCTTCCTGGATGAGAATTTTGAATCCACCCTCTTTGGGAAACTGGAGGATTTCTTTCCTGCCGCTGTCCGTTACCAGCAAATCCCCATTGGCATCCACACACATGCCAGTGATACAGCGGAAGTCCTCTGTCTCTGCAAAGAAATGGCTGAGCTGCTTGCCCAGTTGGCCATCGGTACCCACTGAGCCAATGGAGAAGCCGCCTTCCAGGTGGGGCTCATTGTGGCGTTTCTCAAAGTTCAGGGCCAGGCCCTGGGTGAAATAGACTGTTCCAGCTGTGTCACATGTCACAAACTTCGGCCGCACAGCAGAGCACAATCGGTTGTAGCTGACCACACCTACATTGCGGTCCACTGCAAGGCACCACAGCTTGCCGCCTTCCACATCTGACACCACAAACTGGCCTGATGGCATGGCAGTAATGCCCCAAGGTTTAATCAGTTGGTTCTTGTGGCAAGCCACACAGTGCCCATCCATAGTGTAAACTTTGACTGAGTTATCGTAGTTGTCAGTGACCCCAATCAGACCTTGAGGAGTGACAGCAATGGATAAGGGGATGAGGTTAGGCAGGTCGGCCCCAAGGAAGCTCAAGACAAAGTTGTCAATGCTACTGGCATTGCGGCGGATTTCATGCTGGAAGCCTTTGCGATTAAAGATCTGGATGCGGTAGTTGCCACGGTCAGCCACCAGGACCTCACCTTGTGCTGATACGCAGATGCTGACTGGTAAGTTGAACATGCCAGGTAGGGTTCCCTTGCAACCCATCTTCTTCACAAACTGGCAGACTGGGGGCCCTGCACTCGCCCCAGCTCCTCCAGGTGATCCACTTCCTGCATCCACGGACTTTGACTTAAAGTTGCCAGGTGAATCACTTACCGCCTCCTCTACAGCTGTAACCATGTCAATATCTCGGTAAAGATCCACTGGAGCTCCCATTGCACCACCTGTAGCGCCTACTGCCCCACCTACGCTGTCTACATCACCCTCAAGTGCAATCTCCAACCCACTCTCCTCGTCATCTGTATTGACAGTATAAGTGTTTGTGGTCAATTGGCCCACTTCTACAGGTTTCGAG
Protein-coding sequences here:
- the trim32 gene encoding E3 ubiquitin-protein ligase TRIM32; translated protein: MASPSYPLDPDLMREVLECPICLETYSQDQMRPKLLQCGHTVCRQCLEKLLANTINGVRCPFCSKVSRMSSISQLADNLTVLKILDCTTSCSAAAAALMCKSCCSRLPRQYCHDCSTVLCELCKGEGHLHQGHSVQPIRVAAEQRRKELGGKLAALRKVMGEIQKKKTTIENISKSLRLKYRAVQQDYTTAELRLQEELSRSRRTFTASMTEVEKLNGQVLEEQTYLLNIAEVKVVSRCDYLTMRVRQSDVALLKDDGGGSDDEELDLRSSLPTMFQLQEPELIRTEHSKPVEVGQLTTNTYTVNTDDEESGLEIALEGDVDSVGGAVGATGGAMGAPVDLYRDIDMVTAVEEAVSDSPGNFKSKSVDAGSGSPGGAGASAGPPVCQFVKKMGCKGTLPGMFNLPVSICVSAQGEVLVADRGNYRIQIFNRKGFQHEIRRNASSIDNFVLSFLGADLPNLIPLSIAVTPQGLIGVTDNYDNSVKVYTMDGHCVACHKNQLIKPWGITAMPSGQFVVSDVEGGKLWCLAVDRNVGVVSYNRLCSAVRPKFVTCDTAGTVYFTQGLALNFEKRHNEPHLEGGFSIGSVGTDGQLGKQLSHFFAETEDFRCITGMCVDANGDLLVTDSGRKEILQFPKEGGFKILIQEGLTCPVGVATTQKGQLLVLDCWDHCVKVYTYIQRRHSSTS